The Panicum hallii strain FIL2 chromosome 9, PHallii_v3.1, whole genome shotgun sequence genome has a window encoding:
- the LOC112876916 gene encoding uncharacterized protein LOC112876916, giving the protein MRSRAPPAARRTSTARARAALVSRGTSSRFAPGIRRSFGMDHGGERRSSAHGAAARPWRAGAPAGGAQPPPKVYRVEPRDFRELVQRLTGAGSTAAAPGPAAQQSVVTPAMVAESRRLEAAAAAAAAPEQQFDCRGTRRRCSALRTARPASADTSCRL; this is encoded by the coding sequence ATGCGCTCGCGCGCTCCACCAGCGGCACGGCGCACAAGCACAGCACGAGCACGAGCTGCTCTGGTCTCGCGCGGCACAAGCTCGCGGTTCGCGCCCGGCATACGCAGATCCTTTGGTATGGACCACGGCGGCGAGAGGAGGAGCAGCGCGCACGGGGCGGCGGCCAGGCCCTGGCGCGCCGGCGCGCCGGCGGGTGGCGCTCAGCCGCCGCCAAAGGTCTACCGCGTGGAGCCCAGGGACTTCCGGGAGCTGGTGCAGAGGCTCACGGGCGCCGGtagcacggccgccgcgccggggcCAGCCGCGCAGCAGAGCGTGGTGACGCCCGCGATGGTTGCGGAGAGCAGGCgcctggaggcggcggcggctgccgcgGCGGCACCGGAGCAGCAGTTCGATTGTCGTGGTACTCGGCGCCGCTGCTCAGCCCTGCGTACGGCGCGGCCGGCTTCGGCGGACACCAGCTGTAGACTGTAG
- the LOC112877886 gene encoding elastin-like: MAATAAAAPRHAALLLALLLLGVLSTTALAARAGAVDAELVTTTKKPAPAGPKKPAVKPPPAVPNPGAGAGGVGGAIPTIPGFGGGIPGMGGFGNGIPGMAGGWGGGYGGPAGGYARGGVVAPTVTCTEKGPCYRKKVTCPKKCFSSYSGAGKGYGGGGGGGSCTVDCKVKCTAYC; encoded by the coding sequence ATGGCCGCCACGGCCGCGGCGgctccccgccacgccgcgctCCTGCTCgccctgctgctgctcggggtGCTGTCCACGACCGccctcgccgcgcgcgccggcgccgtGGACGCCGAGCTCGTCACGACCACCAAGAAGCCCGCCCCCGCGGGGCCCAAGAAGCCCGCCGTCAAGCCGCCGCCCGCGGTGCCCAACCCGGGCGCTGGCGCGGGAGGCGTCGGCGGCGCGATCCCGACCATCCCGGGCTTCGGCGGCGGTATCCCCGGGATGGGCGGGTTCGGGAACGGCATCCCCGGGATGGCCGGCGGGTGGGGCGGCGGCTACGGTGGGCCGGCGGGCGGGTACGCCCGCGGCGGCGTGGTGGCGCCCACGGTCACCTGCACCGAGAAGGGGCCCTGCTACAGGAAGAAGGTCACCTGCCCCAAGAAGTGCTTCTCCTCCTACAGCGGCGCCGGCAagggctacggcggcggcggcggcgggggcagctGCACCGTCGACTGCAAGGTCAAGTGCACGGCGTACTGTTGA
- the LOC112877885 gene encoding thymocyte nuclear protein 1 — MPRKAKPAAQATAAATTATGVQYWLVKTEPGEWSWSDQASAPGGVAPWDGVRNHQAMKNLRAMRTGDRCLFYHSGAGATSRRVVGVVEVARTWYEGEGKDAAAGGAVDVRAVGEFRNPVPLGDIKKAAGEVEGMREFALLRQPRLSVMPVPSKVWDWICDAGGGFVQDGEAEEGEEA; from the coding sequence ATGCCGAGGAAAGCAAAGCCCGCCGCCCAAGCCACCGCGGCGGCGACCACCGCCACCGGCGTCCAGTACTGGCTTGTGAAGACGGAGCCGGGTGAGTGGTCGTGGTCCGACCAGGCGAGCGCCCCGGGCGGCGTCGCGCCGTGGGACGGCGTCCGCAACCACCAGGCCATGAAAAACCTCCGCGCCATGCGCACCGGTGACCGGTGCCTCTTCTACcactccggcgccggcgccacctCCCGCCGCGTCGTCGGCGTCGTGGAGGTCGCCCGGACCTGGTACGAAGGGGAGGGGAAGgatgcggcggccggcggcgccgtgGACGTGCGGGCGGTCGGGGAGTTCCGTAACCCCGTCCCTCTAGGTGACATCAAGAAGGCGGCGGGCGAGGTGGAGGGGATGAGGGAGTTCGCGCTGCTTCGCCAGCCGCGGCTGTCGGTGATGCCCGTGCCGTCCAAGGTCTGGGACTGGATTTGCGACGCCGGTGGGGGCTTCGTGCAGGACGGCGAAGCTGAGGAGGGGGAAGAGGCTTGA